The sequence below is a genomic window from Pectinophora gossypiella chromosome 21, ilPecGoss1.1, whole genome shotgun sequence.
actgggcaccctcaggcctgttgtcttaaattttgtaccgggtgagatccctcaacgctccccatttgctcggccaagtagtcaatgcgatctgtggaaaatctacaaaaagtcacgtcaaaaaagtttagGTTTTGAGTGGATCCAGTAGATGTCATCGTACCCgtttacctaaaaaaaaaaaaactatttggcGTTAGCCTGTTTGCCATGCGAGCCAAAcatacaaaaattaaataaaaaaaaacaggaggtattttataaaactgaaagtaggtacttagataaaAATACGTCCGCATCATTTTTAAAAACagaggtcgatttttgttttgttcattTGATAATTCTAGTGACGTCATTAGAAGAATCTGGCGCGTAATCATCACTAAGGTTGGTGtccgaatttttcaaattaacaaatcgAAAAACGACTTTCTCTGTTCCATGATACTGATTATAATTCTTTATATGGAATCCTCCTATTCCTATAGGAGGATGAATGAGGAATAGTTTTCATTAATGACACTTAAAAAGCGgtcttatttctttttaaggCTATTTCCGCGTAATGTCCATCGAGATGGTAtccgaatttttcaaattaacaaatcaAAAATCGACTTTCTCTGTTCCATGTTAGATATTATAATTCATTATAAATCTGAACATTCGGAGAGCGTGTACGATGCGGAAGAGTTTCCATTAATAGCACTTAAAAAACGgtcttatttatttctttttaaggcTATTTATCTAAAAACTACAGACTGCATAATAAAGATAACAGAACGATAaagattacattatattttcatGAACTAAATGAAACAACACCATCATCTTCGACATCTGCTATGTATcttgatttccaggatttgtgcccggttaatggcaatagggctCCCCCctaatacatgggacttaaacatagctggcgaagagtgggtgtgtatcctatatatttttatacacctctatactatatatactatatatgtattatacagCCCTATACTCTATGCtatatgttgtgttgtgttaaaTCTTGATATCCTGTTCTGTAAACAATATCCCTCTCTCTTTATttgagagctgcgctcttgtcggtggagtaatcgccattcctctcttcttcccgccaaatccttcaactcctgatacgacacgacctgcaccttcaaacaaacaaaaacaatgtaaacatTATCTTTGTGGCGAACTCTGAACACACGAACACTTTCATCTTGCAAAGGATgaacctctgattaccccattgAGATATACTTGTGAGTTTACGTTACGTTAAGTTCAAATTTCTGCGAAATGTCATAGAATATAGAATCAATAATAACTGTGAAATTAACTTCTAACAATTTAAGTAGGGATTGTTTTGATAATGACGTGAAtaactatttctttttttattttgaatatggaaGTAGGGGTGATCGATATTTGAAAAACATCGATTCAAAAGTATCGATCTATGATACGTAGATTTTTTCGGTAGCAAATAAgtgtttattacatttattaaatGTCTTTATAGACATCTAAAATACAATACttagtataaaaaatacatttccaGTATTTTTGGGCACACCCTGTAAAAAAATAGCTTTGACAAGTGACAAAAGTCATATTGATTAATGACTATTAAAAAGAAGTTtaactattttaattttaactgtTATCGACTATCGAAAGGGCTGTCAATAGTATCGATATTTTATTCTCAAAACATCGATGTGCtcgaagagcttacatggaacaaattaaagagaaggcgaacgtcgtgtcttataaggaagttaaggaattggtctttgatagacaagaatggagaatgctacaccgacaagagcgtggctcttaaattagggaTGTAAACATCGATGTACCATCGACATGTAAAAAATCGATGTTGAAGAAACAAGAATATTGATCATCCCTAGTTATGGAAGTCTAAATATGAACATTTACCAGCAAAACCAGTCAAAACTAGTTTTGATGCCAAACTTGTTActtatcaattttttttttatactcatgcaaatattttcattttattaacaAGAATTTAAATAAACCTAACAAGCCCAACAGGTACAATGTTCAAATTCAAGACAAAACCAGGGTTGTCACCTTCATAAAGTACTTAAGAGTCTCCCGACTGGGTAAGAGCTCTCAGCACGCCCCAtacgtccggccaagtagttaacgatAGGCTAACCTAAAATACgtcgcgtcaaaaaaagcaTCTGGGAATAAAAGCCAGGAACCTCCAGGAACAGTCACCTGATAAATCTCATTTGACCTGGCTTACGAGAACATCCTTAATTTGTCCGCGGTATAATACGTTTACCGAAGCCTTCGTTTTCCAAATCTTCCTAAAACGATGCCAATTCTGACTGACACAATTCTTATACTTATCGTAAGTTAAGGCCAgcactatttttaaaacaatcaaactaaattcaaattaagttTTCTTCGCTAGTATCCGAAtcgtttatcatcatcatcaatttaagagccacgctcttgtcggtgtagcattctctattcttgtctatcaaataccaattctttgacttccttaaaAGACACAACTTCGCCtcctctttaatctgttccatgtaacctCTTCTTGGtttttcccttcctctctttccttctataatgtttttcaATAAACTCGCCAataatcttgcctcttctgacctcagtaactctcaatatttggcTCTTAAGGAattataagacacgatgttcgcttctcttcattttttaccatgtaaactcttcttagtcttccctttcctctctttccttccatgatgttttttaataaattcgtcgtgtcttattaagtgaaCATACCGCAAGCAACTTGAAGATGTTTTCAAAAGCCAGTTGGTTAAAAGAGCTCCAACCGGTGAGAATATCGCTATGAAAATTTTGATGAGACTAAAAAAAGCTAAAGTTGTAGGCTATGGTTGAGGTGGTGTATTTGACAACTGCACCTCATTCCAGTATGCTACACATCGCTGAACATGGGCCTGATCATGGGGTGGCCATCTTGTACGCTGAAGCTGTTCGAGTCTGGCAACACTACTCTGCACCGGCCCATGACGGAGACTGAGCTGGCGCTCTTCGGGAGCCTCTCCTCCATCGGGGCTCTCATCAGTACTCCCATAGCTGGATACCTACTAGATGTGATTGGGAGGAAGTACTGCATGATCCTTTCTGCTTTGAGTTACGCTGTAAGTAAAATCGCCGGTCAAGTTCACCGGACTCGCGCACAGAAGGTTCCGTTCAAATTGACGTAAATTATGAAGGAAAATATAGTTTCTATATTGATAGAGCGAGTTTGTAATTGCAAAAAACTACTTATTTTCGTGATGGAACAACAATTTACcgtttttcgggttttttctttacttatgCTGTAAGCTCTTTCATAccatattttatgaattttggaCTATGAGAAGTACCTTCTAGGTTCTGATTCCCTGCGAGATGTTAGAAATCGTATCTTTAGATTGTGTTGATTTAGAAGCTTAATCTTTTAACAGCTTCAAGGGAACACATAAGTATTGCAGCAGCTGCAGTAGTAGCAGCAgtttagtatttattaatttacaacTTAATTACGGTCTTCACAGACTGACAGACTGACAGACgggtgggacgtgtataggctctTTATTTAGGTAAGAATCTTTGTCGTCAGATACTGATCCAACTACATGACGATGAACATGGTATTTATACAAGAACGAAAACAATTTCAGACCGCCTGGGGCTTCATAGCATTCACCACACAAGTTGAGATGATCCTGACAGCAATCTTCATATCAGGCCTTGGTGCTTCTTCGATGCTGATTGTACGAGTGTACGTCAGCGAGTTCTGCCAGGAAACTGTTAGAGGCACCATGACTACTGGTGAGTTGTGATACtgctttcttttttaaagttgCATGGCGGACTCTACCaattgaccagctagttccgcccatatgCAATAGATGGCGGTGACCCAGAACGTGCTAGCGCACTGCATTTATGGAGGTTCCAAAGTAACACTGTTGGATCATCGATCCCTAGTCATACTACCAACCTGTAGCTAGCCGGGTACTATGATCAGTTTTTTTATACTGAAATATAGGAAAGAAAAAACTTAGAATGCCTTGTGATGCgttcgtatttaaaaaaaatacaattttcttgAATATCCCAATAATGTAACCGAAAACTCGAGGTCCAACATGGGGTAATAGACCGTTTAAAAGCTTTAGTTTCGGCGAGGCGGTTTGGAGTACTCTTCTGGTACTGTTGATCAGGGGCTTTAGGCAAATTGCAAATATTTCGAAAGATTAACTTCACCTTAATCTCATACTTTTTTATCAaggtcactgtcgattgtcataatcgatTGCAAATTCGCTATGGACCCTGGTGTCTTGGTggttgaaagaaagaaataaagttgCGCTATGCAAATGTATATGTCAATGTTGGCCACTCTGGTAttctagtgagatatggccaTTACTTCTGTTACCCTATGATAATGATATCAATTATGATGTTTCAGTATCCATAGTATTCTACTCCACGGGTCTGATGATAGTCTACATGCTGGGAGGCAACCTGGAGTACAAGATGACGGTGTACTCTTGTCTGGGTATATCAGTTGTCGGAGTGATCATCCTGGGCTTCTTGAAGGAGACGCCTACCTACTTCTTGAAGAGGGGAATGCCAGAGGTAAggataatatcatcatcatatccctagcattatcccgtgtttcacagggtccgtttacctaacctgaagatttgacaggtccggtttttaccgaagcgactgcctgtctatcctttcaacccgcgaagggaaggcTTTCCCTTAtgtcagcccaatacaggttaggtcacatacctccgaaatgaaTGCGGTTTTCCTaatgacaggcagtcgctgctgtaaaaaaccgaacttgtcaaatcttaaggttaggtcagcggaccctgtgaaaacgggataatgctagggagatgatgatggagatttgatgtggtctttttaaaccCCCTTCTCTTTTATGTGATAGTGACAACAAAAAACAgtgaaactgaaaattctgacagtgCGTACGATACGAaacaattttgatttttttggaaCCTTAATAGGATTTGAACCCGCTACTCTTCTCTCTTTACGACTTGCTCGAGAAGATAAGcactgaacgcattctatgtatTTTATTCGCTAACAGGACAAATTTTCATCAAAATTATGTAAGACGTAATTAAATGTCCTTTAACAATTTGCAACGGATACCTAAGTGCTTACCTACTGTCAAAATCAACATGATAAAACACATCAATTGTTTGTTTGGGAAATCCATTTGTTTAAGTATTAGGTCATTTACCTCGATTTGTTTATCTGACTGTTTAAATTAGGACGTTCTAAATAACATTACACTTACATTGCAGACTGTTACATAATATTTGTGTCATCTTCtctcttctaacgtgtgggttgtgaggtggattaccaacctcatcaactctggtgtcagggttattaatgagcctgttttccttcaccgctgagcacgtgataatcatttatgatccaaacataaatttgaaaacaaattcgacaatcactggtttaggcctgtgctagattcaaacttgcgacctcaaagtgagaggcaagcgttctacctactGGGCTACCCCGGCTCCTAAACCCGGTaataaacctcaaacaatgcaGTCGTGAGCTTtatactcacgatccggaggtcccggtttcaaatcccggtggagacatatcacaaaaatcactttgtgatccatagtttggttaggatattataggctcatcacctgattgtccgaaagtaagatgatccgtgcttcggaaggcacgttaagctcttGGTGCCGAtatttcttactgatgtaagttagtagtcgttacacgagtcatgtcaggggcctttggcggctcaatagtaaccctgacaccagggttgatgaggttggtactccacctcacaacccacacgatagaagaagtgttgTTTAGGTGATTTCAATTTCTCGCTTACAGGAAGCAAAGAAGTCTATAGCATTCTATCGGAGAGTGAGTGTGGAGTCGAAAAAAGTGATGCAAGAGATGGAGGCGTTGCGACGAGCGTTCAACCCTGATTTGGAGCAaggtaacataattatgtactgTAAATTTACACTTTTTGTTGACAAAGTGCTTCAGATACCATTGCCTGACAAATTGAACACAATCAACCAATGCTGATCACTTTTAAGGTTCCGCGCCAAAATGGTCTTTtctcgtgtggcttgtgagatcattggatgacgtcattaatcataaaaaaaaattacgttatgatatttttatagaACGACATGCCCTTTTTGGATAGTTATCTTACCacaaatcgacaaaacgacatatcgTCAGAAGAAAATAACCCCGATAAAGTTTAACCACGTTGGGCCTTAGCCCAGCTGGTTCAATGTTATTTttggccgccaaaggcccctgacacgactcatgtaacaagTACATACTTAACTAAATAGACAAACCTTAAGGCTAACCATAGCCGGGTCAGAATGGATAGATATCCCTACCTAGCATATCTTTTTATCTAATCTAGAAGACATCACAAGTTCAACAAcactattttatacttttgcgatgacaaattccacttgatattaactcagaataatcagctgaattgtcccccttagtattcgttatgttgtcacttacaccccatacaagtacatacggtagccatacaaataggtatgggtgttagtgacaccataattctgagttgatatcaagtggaatttcttgtcggaaaattcctaAAAGTTTTAGTgtgtttttaaagtattttcgtTTTATAGTTtcgcgacgaaaaattccacttgatatcaactacctacttgtatggctacctgtatatagttgtatggggtgtaagtgacattgtaatgaatactgagagtgatgattcagctcactagtctgagttaatatcaagtggaatttttcatcacaaaagtatagaattgaaaataataaaaaaaaaatcatgaatgttgcgatggaaaattccacttgatagtaactcagaatcatggtctgaatcactcctctgagtattcgctacgatttcgctaacaccctgtatataatttaGTTCTCTACAAACTGAGTTAGGGTTAGACCACCAAGGGATACTCGTACTCTCACTCTGCACTGTCTTGAAATCATGTCGTGTACATAGGACATTATACTTTTGGGTGGTGCTGAGTTATGAAGTTTTCTGGACACTGAACCCTCAGTGCACTCTCTGACTCACACTTGTctggttttttatttatatcttacGATTGATACTTTTTCATAGAATTTATTGTTCATTTAACTAGTCATCACGGAATCGAATTATACACCTCACTTTGACATTTTCCCACGCCTGCCGGCCTCGCCgcaatgcattttttttatcacaATGTCAAAGTATTTAAGCTTTAATGTCTATACCATAGAATATGAcgagctggtattccacctcacaacccacacgataagaagaataaggaatataattaggaccccaataccgaccccgccggcgtggtcgacgatttacctcaattagcgcttatcgctatcgacccattacggtcgattaattctttcaaatatgagccgaggtttgcgcccatttgggcatcctcaggcctgttgtcttaaacgttgtaccgggtgagagccttcagcgctccccatttgtccggccaagtagttagtgtatgtgtggctctgcccaccccattaggggttgcgggcgtgagtttgtgtgttCTACGTAAGATTTTAGACTTGTTTACTTTCGTTTTGCAGTTGTAAGTCCTGAAGAGGAAAAACTGAAAATGGCAGAAAAGGAGGAAGACAAATCACCAGAAAAGCTGACTTTTTGGCAGTTCATAAGTACGTATGAAAACatcatttaatttttcataacattattaataattaaaaaaaagtgtttattattagaaataatacaaaaagaaggaaggcatattcaaattcaaattcaaaaatatctttattcagtaggtaacatagttacactttgaatcgtcaatttttacataacgaacgtctcatccgcctaaaactactgcagcttctcacaacctgtatagccggggaaaagaagctgcaagaaaaacctcggcacagggccctagacgttctttaacactttcaaggacagaacgtgtcatattacctaatatgaaccatcaatgactcatggtctctgtccgtgaaagtgttaaaaaaaaattaaaaataaacataaaatattggtaaataaatataaaccgaCACACggaagttggctcgaccattatagacggcgatacggctctccacctatcacgttggtctaacagaaaactcggtgagctGGGaggacttagttcatctagcgatgaatgcaggagagtgtccgttctacctgtggtattattttttattctatggtaatctGTAAATAAAAACAGCCGCCGTGGTCTAGTGCTGAGACCGTTGGggtctcgatctggaggtccaggttcgattcccgatagagatattgtcgtaatcactttataagactgtcctttattttgtaacgacattgcaggcgtgaatcacctgacctgattgtccgataaattaagatgattccgtgcttcggaaggcatgttaagttattagccgtaaaatacctcTTTCAACGAGctgtagagcagcgtggtggattatgctccatactccggttgattgaggggaggctcgTGCCTAGCATTGGGACGTTAAAGGCCGTTTATGTAACTTGTAAAAAGCCAAAtaactttctctctctctctttatttaagagctgcgctcttgttggtggagtaatcgccttcattactccatggatagggcgtgtagaacggtggttgccccaatcgccttccgtttcgcagcacaccgaccaatttctcaatcggtgatgttctaggtAGAGCCCTactagaatccatttcctcagcCTCCAACTAGTACttataccgctgctgcccggcatcaggggtgcgcttttgaagtagcagcgcctactcgctacgtcacaagatcgtcatagaacctaagtagaataattaaagcacataataacgagttcttaccgcgtttacaacctaagtagcattttataggttagcccgtcccagtgaacTACctactacgttctgctaatcctgtcgatGTTTGTTCGGAGACGGCttgtttttatattcgcagctaaccatcatatgtgatggccgttccactatccgccacctgtggaccccgtaggtggattacagctcagcctactactgACTAACTTTAATCTCTTCACATTCTAGAAACATCCCGGTCGACTCGCGTAGCCACATACCTGACTCTTGCAATAATCACGTTAAGCACCTTCCAAGGTCTTCTGGTGGTACAAGTTTACGCTGTTCCGTTGTTTGAAGAAGCAGTACCGACTATGTCGTCGATAGCTTGCAGTGTGCTGCAAGCGTTCGTCACCGGAGCCGCTGGGTTGATCGCTGGGTACCTAAGCGATGTCGCTGGCCGGCGGGTGAGCTTCTTTTAATCTATGCCCTCCTGGTACTTTGATTACAGAATCGTGAGCTCTGCGCTCgtcatttgtctagccaagtagtgaatgcctaTAAAAACTGATGAAAGGACAGAAGGGCAGACAATCTTCTTCCGTCACGCACATATAGCATCACGCGTGTAACCCCAGAGGGGTAGGCATAGGTGTGtagtatatacatccactcttcgccagctatgtttaagtcccatataataggagGCCAGCCCTTTCCCAAtaatcgggcacaaatactggaaaccacgtgatataaattgtctatcatccaaacatgaattcaaactcacacagaatgaattttgaatttgtattcaaaagataatatttttattctttccaGCCGCTCGTCATCTACTCCTCAATCGCATCAGGCTTGTGCTGCGTGATGCTAGGAACCCAGCTGCACCTTCACTGGGCACCACACTGGGTCACCGCAATGTTTCTCTATCTGTTCACCGTCACCTACACTCTTGGAGCCGGCACTGTCGCGTATGTCCTCATTACGGACGTGTTTCTTCCTGAGGTGAGGCTCTTCGTGTTTATGCTCGCCTGGTACTTAGATAGGAAGACGAGCTCAAGTTGTTAAGCttttttttgttaggtttttttttcaccttatTGTAGATCGTATATGTGTATGATACACATTAAttgcaaaatataaaataagaaaaaacaaatatgtgaaagaaagaaatgaaaggaaaggaagaatccttaAAACAGCCaatttaaagaaaagaaaaagggtTAAGGGTTACATAGGTGAaaacctgttattggcttagtttttaagtatgttattttaagagctgttggtctcccaaatattaaataaatgaaattaaagaGAAAAACACTCACGGATTCAGCTTTCTGTATTCTTCTTAACAGGGGGGTtcaaatgaccacatcgaagcaattcatctaagaaaaaaagtaagtgcgcaaaacaaacatatgtcaaatagcaatattgctatttgactcttagatgaattgctttgatatggccattttaattctccaggcctggtttttgttgaTGAATGAAAAAACAATACGTTTACCTAAAACCATTGTATAAAATTATTCCtaattaacattaaaattagtACTTAAACCataaaatcttgtaaaaaagaGATCCTAACATCCTGTTTGTTCAACTCAATAGcagaattataaaatgtaatccCACCCACGCCCAAAATTTACATTGCGGCCCagcaaaaactcaaaatcttaatCAAACATTCCGACGAGAAAAACAccaaccatcgtttttagtacaatcaagtaaACTTTTTTCCGTTTCTGCCACAAATACCCTttataaatacacatacattcattaactcacgcctatttcccaccggggtaagcagaggctatggaattccatttgcatcaatcttgacgcac
It includes:
- the LOC126376580 gene encoding facilitated trehalose transporter Tret1-1-like gives rise to the protein MSLVFQALCTSIVCYTSLNMGLIMGWPSCTLKLFESGNTTLHRPMTETELALFGSLSSIGALISTPIAGYLLDVIGRKYCMILSALSYATAWGFIAFTTQVEMILTAIFISGLGASSMLIVRVYVSEFCQETVRGTMTTVSIVFYSTGLMIVYMLGGNLEYKMTVYSCLGISVVGVIILGFLKETPTYFLKRGMPEEAKKSIAFYRRVSVESKKVMQEMEALRRAFNPDLEQVVSPEEEKLKMAEKEEDKSPEKLTFWQFIKTSRSTRVATYLTLAIITLSTFQGLLVVQVYAVPLFEEAVPTMSSIACSVLQAFVTGAAGLIAGYLSDVAGRRPLVIYSSIASGLCCVMLGTQLHLHWAPHWVTAMFLYLFTVTYTLGAGTVAYVLITDVFLPEVKSVLSMFIIQWSWLCCFIILFIFNPLVSIIGLGPVFYMFGAFCLLTAVYSYFYQPETKGLPVDAVQLVLVRRRGEK